A stretch of the Actinoalloteichus fjordicus genome encodes the following:
- a CDS encoding HAD family hydrolase: MAIRGVLFDFSGTLFRLEPGPAWFRGLTEGESGSPLSPDAEAALIVALTAPAGEAAGLPESLADAWRRRDLDPALHRAVYEAIIIGAGIDEALATPLYRRLIHPDYWRAYPDTERALRGLRSAGVGTAVVSNIVWDVRSALARIDSADLIDEYVLSYLEGAMKPDLKLFALACDRLGIAPAEALMIGDSPEADGAAAELGCRVEIVPPLPTEERPDALSAALRRHGLLDDHV, translated from the coding sequence GTGGCGATTCGTGGGGTGCTGTTCGACTTCTCCGGAACCCTGTTCCGGCTCGAACCCGGTCCGGCCTGGTTCCGGGGGCTGACCGAGGGGGAGTCGGGCTCGCCGCTGTCGCCGGACGCCGAGGCGGCCCTGATCGTCGCGCTCACGGCTCCGGCTGGCGAGGCGGCCGGACTGCCCGAGTCGCTGGCGGACGCCTGGCGACGCCGCGATCTCGACCCGGCGCTGCACAGGGCCGTCTACGAGGCGATCATCATCGGCGCAGGCATCGACGAGGCGCTGGCCACGCCGCTCTACCGCCGACTGATCCACCCGGATTACTGGCGGGCCTACCCGGACACCGAACGGGCCCTGCGCGGCCTTCGCTCCGCTGGAGTCGGCACCGCCGTGGTCAGCAACATCGTCTGGGACGTCCGGTCCGCGCTGGCGAGGATCGACTCCGCCGACCTGATCGACGAGTACGTCCTCTCCTACCTGGAGGGGGCGATGAAGCCCGACCTGAAGCTCTTCGCCCTCGCCTGTGACCGGCTGGGCATCGCTCCCGCCGAGGCGCTGATGATCGGCGACAGCCCGGAGGCCGACGGCGCCGCCGCCGAGCTGGGCTGCCGGGTGGAGATCGTTCCACCGCTGCCTACCGAGGAACGACCGGACGCCCTGTCGGCCGCATTGCGCAGGCACGGACTCCTCGACGATCACGTCTGA
- the cysS gene encoding cysteine--tRNA ligase has translation MSLHLHDTGTRTTREFRPLQDGVVSIYVCGATVQGIPHIGHVRSGLNFDVLRRWLIVAGYDVLLVRNVTDIDDKVLTKAAAAGRPWWEWAARFERAFEDAYDALGCLAPSITPRATGHVPQMIELMQRLIDRGHAYAADGDVYFSVTSHPSYGELSGQRLSEMQQGETAATGKRDPRDFTLWKAAKPGEPSWETPWGAGRPGWHLECSAMATYYLGPRFDIHGGGADLVFPHHENEVAQSTAAGDGFAEYWLHNAWVTMSGEKMSKSLGNTVGIPVMLERVRAPELRYYLVSAHYRSNLEYSEEALAEAAKAYQRIEAFVRKAVGAAGELPVADAGSSTSAARVEFSAAMDDDLNVPRALAVVHNQVRLGNQLLADDSNGDDGGRLAEHVALVRWMLACLGLDPLGAEWHTAAGSTEDRAVQVLGDLVEQLLAERQTARAARDFTSADAIRDRLLAVGVAVEDGPDGPTWTVKDGN, from the coding sequence GTGAGCCTGCACCTGCATGACACCGGCACCCGAACAACTCGGGAATTTCGTCCACTTCAGGACGGCGTGGTGTCGATCTATGTCTGTGGGGCGACGGTGCAGGGGATTCCCCATATCGGCCACGTGCGCAGCGGACTGAATTTCGACGTACTGCGTCGGTGGCTGATAGTCGCGGGCTATGACGTGCTGTTGGTGCGCAACGTCACGGACATCGACGACAAGGTCCTCACCAAGGCCGCCGCCGCGGGTAGGCCGTGGTGGGAGTGGGCCGCGCGATTCGAGCGGGCCTTCGAGGACGCCTACGACGCGCTGGGCTGCCTCGCGCCGTCGATCACGCCGAGGGCCACCGGTCACGTGCCGCAGATGATCGAGCTGATGCAGCGGTTGATCGATCGAGGCCACGCCTACGCCGCGGACGGCGACGTCTACTTCTCGGTGACGAGCCACCCCTCCTACGGTGAGCTGTCCGGTCAGCGCCTGTCCGAGATGCAGCAGGGCGAGACCGCCGCGACCGGCAAGCGCGACCCGCGCGACTTCACGCTCTGGAAGGCCGCCAAGCCGGGAGAGCCCTCGTGGGAGACGCCCTGGGGTGCGGGGCGCCCCGGCTGGCACCTGGAGTGCTCGGCGATGGCCACCTACTACTTGGGGCCCCGGTTCGACATCCACGGCGGGGGCGCCGATCTGGTCTTCCCGCACCACGAGAACGAGGTCGCCCAGTCGACGGCGGCAGGCGACGGCTTCGCCGAGTACTGGCTGCACAACGCCTGGGTGACGATGAGCGGCGAGAAGATGTCGAAGTCGCTCGGCAACACCGTCGGCATCCCCGTGATGCTGGAGCGGGTGCGCGCCCCTGAGCTGCGTTACTACCTCGTGTCGGCGCACTATCGGTCGAACCTGGAGTACAGCGAGGAGGCTCTCGCCGAGGCGGCGAAGGCCTATCAGCGCATCGAGGCCTTCGTCCGCAAGGCGGTCGGGGCCGCAGGCGAACTGCCGGTGGCCGACGCCGGGTCGTCGACCTCGGCGGCCCGTGTCGAGTTCAGCGCCGCGATGGACGACGACCTCAACGTGCCGAGGGCACTCGCCGTCGTGCACAACCAGGTTCGCCTGGGCAATCAGCTGCTGGCCGACGACTCGAACGGCGACGACGGCGGCAGGCTCGCGGAGCACGTCGCCCTGGTGCGGTGGATGCTCGCCTGCCTCGGTCTCGACCCGCTCGGCGCGGAATGGCACACGGCGGCAGGCAGCACCGAGGACCGGGCGGTACAGGTGCTCGGCGATCTCGTGGAACAGTTGTTGGCCGAGCGGCAGACCGCTCGGGCAGCCCGCGACTTCACGAGCGCCGACGCGATCCGCGATCGACTGCTCGCTGTCGGGGTCGCCGTCGAGGACGGTCCGGACGGGCCGACATGGACTGTGAAGGACGGCAACTGA